Genomic segment of Sodaliphilus pleomorphus:
CCTGATCGAGGGCCAGGCCAGCGGCTGCATTCCCGTCACCTACGGCAAGGGCGGGCAGGCCGACATCGTCGACCACCTCAAGAGTGGCTACATCGCCGCCTACAAGAGCCCCCAGAGCCTGGCCCAGGGCCTGGAGTGGGCTGCCGGCCAGCCCGTGAGCCGCGAGGCGCTGCACCGCGAGGTAGAGCGCAAGTTTGCCGCCCAGGCCGTGGCCCGGCAGTATATCGACCTCTTCGAGCGCCTGCTCCACGGCAGGCAGCAAGAGCTGCACTCATCCACAATATAACAGAACAACAACAACACTTTTTTTTCAATTCTAAATCATCATGCAAACGGTATTATTCCACAGCACTGTATATGGGCCCATCCACAGCCGCCGGCTGGGCATCTCCCTGGGTATCAACCTCATGCCCAACGACGGCAAGATATGCTCGTTCGACTGCGTGTATTGCGAGGCCGGCTGGAACGCCCAGGGCCAGGGCCGCGACGGCGTGCCCAGCCGCGCCGCAGTGAAACGGGCCTTGAAAAAGAAGCTCAACGAGATGAAGGAAGCCGGCAGCGGCCTCGACGTCATCACCTTCAGCGGCAACGGCGAGCCCACACTGCACCCCGACTTCAAGGGCATCATTCACGACACCCTGCTGCTGCGCAACCAGTATTATCCCGAGGCCAAGGTGAGCGTGCTCAGCAACGCCACCATGGCCGGCAAGCCTGCAGTGAAAGAAGCCCTGCTCACGGTCGACAACAACATCCTCAAGCTCGACTCGGCCATCGCCCACACCATGCGCACCATCAACCAGCCGCTCAATCCAGGCTGCCTGCCCGAGGGCGTGATCGACGACCTCAAGGACTACAACGGTCAGTGCATCGTGCAGACGTGCCTGCTGCGCGGCGAGCACAACGGGGTGAAAATCGACAACACCACCAGCGCCGAGATCGACGCCCTCATCGAGGCCTACAAGCTCATCAATCCCCGCGAGGTGATGATCTATGCCATCGACCGCGCCACTCCCGAGAAAAACCTCGAGAAGGTGACCCCACAAGAGCTCGACGCCATCAAGGCCCGCATCGAGGCTGCCGGCATCAAGGTACAAGCCAACGGCTAAGCACGTGACCGCAAGGGCTCGGGCAGGGGCTCGGGCACCGATGTCGTTCAGTTCAACATAAGCCCTCGAGAGGCGGTCATCTGGTGGACGCTGTGTCATTGGGCCAGCACTATTTAAATGACATCCTCCAGCATTGTGGGGACGACACTTTTTTTTGACTGTGTGAGGAAACAACAAGCCGCCGAAACCCAAGAAAGGTTTCGGCGGCTCTTGCTGTTTTTATCATTGCCAGTGCAGCACCTCATGCGCGCCGGGCGCATGAGGCCTCACTGTGTGCATGCAGTTTTACTTCCAGCCAGGGTTCTGCGTGGTCTTGCTGTTAAGCGTGATCTGCGTTTGCGGCACGGGGAAGAAGTAGTTGCGGCTGTCCCACGTGCGGGTAGCATTGGTAGCCACGGCATAGCCGTTGTCGACCTTCACACTCACATTGGCCACATTGCTCAGGTTGGCACCCAGGTTGATGTTGGGATACTTGCCACTGTCGAGCTTGTCGAGCTGGTGCCAACGCACGAGGTCCCAATAGCGGTACCAGTTGTCGGTCATGAGCTCGCAACGGCGCACGCGGCGTATTTCCCACAGCAGGTTGCTCACGCCCTGGTTGTTGGCCGGGTCGGCTGCCGGGTTGAGCGTCATGTCGGGCAGGCCGGCACGTGCTTGCAGCTTGTTGATCGTGGCATCGAGGTCGCTCTGAGTGATGGTGCCCAGCTCGGCCTTGGCCTCGGCATCGTTCAGATAGATTACAGCCAGCCAGTAGATGGGAGCGTCGGTGTAGCCCGTGCCTATACCGTTGCGGTAGAGCGTGGGGTTGTCGGCACCCATCTCGAGGTTGTCATACTTGTGCACGGTGTAGCCCGTCGACGAGGTCATCTCGGCCAGGCCTGGCGTGCGAGCCCAACCATGGTCCTTGAAGCACACCACCGAGTCGATGATCACGCCCAGGCGCTTGTCGCGGTTGGCGAGCATCTTGGTCACCACATAGTTGCCATTGGCATTGAGGGTGGCCTTGTCGTCGGTGTCGAGCGTGGTGGTAGCCAGCGGCTTGCCATCGCGGAAGAGGAAGGCGTCGACAGCATCCTTGGTGATGCCGCGCTGGGCCGTCGAGCCCGTGGTGTAGTCGACGGTGCTGTGGCCCTGCACATCCTTGGCATAGTTGCGCCAGAAGATGACTTCGCTGTTCTGGCTCAAGTCGAGGCTGTTGTACACGTCGCCATAGTTGGCGCTCAGCGTGTAGCGGCCGCTGGTCATGAGCTGCTCACTGGCATCGACGCACTGGCGCAGGTAGTTGGCAGCGCGGTTCAGGTCGGGAGCCTTGCCGTTCTCGGCCTCGGTGCGGTACTTGCAATAGGTGCCTTCATAGAGGCACACGTCGCTCTTCATGGCCAGGGCCATGTCCTTGCTCCACGAGTTGGCGCCGCGCTGGGCGGTGAGGTTGGCGATCGCATAGTCGAGGTCGGCCACCACGCTGTCGATCACCACATCGCGGTCGGTGCGCTCACCCTGTACAGTGGGATCGGCAGGGTCGATCACTGCATAGTTTTCCCACTGCACATCGCCATACTCGCGCACGAGCTGATAGTACTGCCAGGCGCGGTTGAGGCGGGCAATGGCCATGAAGTTGTTGCGCGTTGCAGCGGGCAGCGACGACGAGGCCAGGCCCACGATCATGTAGTTGCAACGGCGCACCTCGGCGAAGCCGTCGCTCCAGTAACTCGACGTGTTGGGCACCGAGGTGAAGGTCCAGTTGTCGAAGTCGGGGTTGGCCTGGTCGTCGCTCAGGCTCTTGAAGTAGAACCATCCGCCATTGCCGCCATAGCCGTAGCCCGAGTAGTTCTCATACATTGTGTTGCTGTAGGTGAGCACCGAGTTCTCGTTGCTCCAGAACGCCGGATTGTTGACAAACTGCGAGCGAGGCTGCTTATCGAGCATGTCGTCGCAGCTTGCAAGCACCAGCGTCGATGCAGCCAGCATATATAAAATCGTTTTTTTCATATTGCGTTG
This window contains:
- a CDS encoding RagB/SusD family nutrient uptake outer membrane protein, producing MKKTILYMLAASTLVLASCDDMLDKQPRSQFVNNPAFWSNENSVLTYSNTMYENYSGYGYGGNGGWFYFKSLSDDQANPDFDNWTFTSVPNTSSYWSDGFAEVRRCNYMIVGLASSSLPAATRNNFMAIARLNRAWQYYQLVREYGDVQWENYAVIDPADPTVQGERTDRDVVIDSVVADLDYAIANLTAQRGANSWSKDMALAMKSDVCLYEGTYCKYRTEAENGKAPDLNRAANYLRQCVDASEQLMTSGRYTLSANYGDVYNSLDLSQNSEVIFWRNYAKDVQGHSTVDYTTGSTAQRGITKDAVDAFLFRDGKPLATTTLDTDDKATLNANGNYVVTKMLANRDKRLGVIIDSVVCFKDHGWARTPGLAEMTSSTGYTVHKYDNLEMGADNPTLYRNGIGTGYTDAPIYWLAVIYLNDAEAKAELGTITQSDLDATINKLQARAGLPDMTLNPAADPANNQGVSNLLWEIRRVRRCELMTDNWYRYWDLVRWHQLDKLDSGKYPNINLGANLSNVANVSVKVDNGYAVATNATRTWDSRNYFFPVPQTQITLNSKTTQNPGWK
- a CDS encoding radical SAM protein gives rise to the protein MQTVLFHSTVYGPIHSRRLGISLGINLMPNDGKICSFDCVYCEAGWNAQGQGRDGVPSRAAVKRALKKKLNEMKEAGSGLDVITFSGNGEPTLHPDFKGIIHDTLLLRNQYYPEAKVSVLSNATMAGKPAVKEALLTVDNNILKLDSAIAHTMRTINQPLNPGCLPEGVIDDLKDYNGQCIVQTCLLRGEHNGVKIDNTTSAEIDALIEAYKLINPREVMIYAIDRATPEKNLEKVTPQELDAIKARIEAAGIKVQANG